The Candidatus Bathyarchaeia archaeon DNA segment AAATGAAAAGGCATCCTCCACTGAGGCTCCTTCACTTTTGGTTGAAGGCTCATGTTTCATGGATGTGGAGTTTCCATACTCTTCCAAAAAGATTTTAGACAAATTAAGAGGCTATTCCGCTTCGACTTTGGAAGGGCACCACTTTTACAAGAGTTGTGGAGGCGAAATCGCGGCTGGTTTGGAGTTGTCTGAGAAACTTTTGGAAAAAGGGCAATCCAGAAGTGATGTTGAAGAGTTATTCAAAGAGCAGGTCTGCAGCAAGTTTCCGGAAGAAGGCTCCAATGTGGATATTGAGCATGTCAAGCTTAGCGGCATCGTCTTCCATTTAGGACAAGCGACGATAGAAAGCTTAGACCAAGAGCGAATAAAGTATAGCAGGACGATGCGAAGTGACGGTTTCTATGACGGGTTAGGCGTTAGAAAGGAAGCTGGAGATAAGGCAATAAGTGAAACCAAAATTGGCGAATGGTGCATAACAACGAAGTATTTCTCGACTGACGGAGAGTGGAAGGGCACCTACATAAACCTGAACACGCCTGTTGAAGTTTATCCCAACGCGTTACGCTATGTGGATTTGGAAGTTGACGTTTGCATCCATCCAGACGGCACAATTAAAGTTTTAGACATGGAAAAACTTGAAAAAGCCCATGAAAAAGGCATCATAAGTAAAAAACTGTTCGAAACAGTTAAGGAAATGGCTGAAAGAATTGAACGAAACTGTGACGTTAACAAAATGAAGGTTCCGTGAGTTTATGCCTAAACAGGCTTTATGCATTAAAGTTCCTAAAGTTCACGGTGAAGAAGCTATAGTTCTTTCCAACAAGCTAAAAATTGTGGATATGCAGCTGGAAATTCAAAGAACCACTGAATTCATTTACATTCCACTTGCTCGTGAACTATCGAAAAACGAGCTAAAAACGCTTCAAGAAAAAATTCCAACCGTTGAAATTCAAACTTACACGTTTCCCGAAAGGAAAACGCCGCTAGTTTCATTCTTTGAGTTGCTTCAAGACAAGCTTCCACCACATTTGTTGGCCAGCTTGCCACGTGCGATAGATTTCGTTGGCGAC contains these protein-coding regions:
- a CDS encoding DUF402 domain-containing protein, with amino-acid sequence MKAKVRGIYSTALTKLLLDNGFEIAQPSPAIKKRFELVDDVSLPDLKIKDRYDLQGVRVLGACEAVNKFHAILQSTFSDVLTRKWHVNVDGIYKGTITDSNEYAVYVDIGNNIIGKLPKNEIVNEDNKQIIVQVERKKLGTKQPILTTKLKIVGTYAILLQNGKIGVSLKIQDLKRRTELYELGKTLAPKGWGIIWRSASENQQKEALEKEITELVEKVKILNEKASSTEAPSLLVEGSCFMDVEFPYSSKKILDKLRGYSASTLEGHHFYKSCGGEIAAGLELSEKLLEKGQSRSDVEELFKEQVCSKFPEEGSNVDIEHVKLSGIVFHLGQATIESLDQERIKYSRTMRSDGFYDGLGVRKEAGDKAISETKIGEWCITTKYFSTDGEWKGTYINLNTPVEVYPNALRYVDLEVDVCIHPDGTIKVLDMEKLEKAHEKGIISKKLFETVKEMAERIERNCDVNKMKVP